In a genomic window of Streptococcus oralis:
- a CDS encoding DUF956 family protein, with protein sequence MAQSLNQVIDLQTTGTSYLSISGKVGKFLVGDQALEFYPDVNVEQYIQIPWSSIQQIGANVTGRKISRHFEVFTDQGKFLFASKDSGAILKIAREKLGNDKVVKLPTLLQTVGQKLKNLFAKK encoded by the coding sequence ATGGCCCAATCACTCAATCAAGTCATTGACCTCCAAACCACTGGGACATCTTACCTCTCCATCTCTGGAAAAGTTGGAAAATTTTTAGTTGGGGATCAAGCCTTGGAGTTTTATCCTGATGTCAATGTCGAACAATATATCCAAATCCCCTGGTCCAGTATTCAGCAAATCGGAGCCAATGTAACTGGTCGCAAAATCAGTCGTCACTTTGAAGTCTTTACTGACCAAGGAAAATTCCTCTTTGCTTCAAAAGACTCTGGAGCTATTCTCAAAATCGCTCGGGAAAAATTAGGAAATGACAAGGTTGTGAAACTTCCGACTCTACTCCAGACCGTTGGACAAAAACTTAAAAATCTATTTGCAAAAAAGTAA
- the serS gene encoding serine--tRNA ligase: MLDIKRIRTDFDAVAEKLATRGVDAAVLNEMKEIDAKRRDILVKVETLKAERNTVSAEIAQAKRNKENADDKIAAMQTLSAEVKALDAELADIDAKLTEFTTTLPNIPADSVPVGADEDDNVEVRRWGTPREFDFEPKAHWDLGEDLGILDWERGGKVTGARFLFYKGLGARLERAIYNFMLDEHGKEGYTEVITPYMVNHDSMFGTGQYPKFKEDTFELSDTNFVLIPTAEVPLTNYYRDEILDSKDLPIYFTAMSPSFRSEAGSAGRDTRGLIRLHQFHKVEMVKFAKPEESYEELEKMTANAENILQKLNLPYRVVALSTGDMGFSAAKTYDLEVWIPAQNTYREISSCSNTEDFQARRAQIRYRDEADGKVKLLHTLNGSGLAVGRTVAAILENYQNADGSVTIPEVLRPYMGGAEVIKP; the protein is encoded by the coding sequence ATGTTAGATATTAAACGTATTCGCACAGATTTTGATGCTGTCGCAGAAAAATTGGCTACACGTGGTGTAGATGCTGCTGTCTTAAATGAGATGAAAGAAATCGATGCTAAACGTCGTGACATCTTGGTCAAGGTTGAAACTCTCAAAGCAGAACGTAACACAGTTTCTGCTGAGATTGCCCAAGCCAAACGCAACAAGGAAAATGCCGATGATAAGATTGCTGCAATGCAAACCCTATCTGCTGAAGTCAAAGCCTTGGATGCTGAATTGGCAGACATCGATGCTAAATTAACAGAATTTACCACTACTCTTCCAAACATCCCTGCCGACAGCGTTCCTGTTGGGGCTGACGAAGATGACAATGTGGAAGTTCGCCGTTGGGGGACTCCACGCGAGTTTGACTTCGAACCAAAAGCTCACTGGGATCTTGGTGAAGACTTGGGTATCCTTGACTGGGAACGTGGCGGTAAAGTAACAGGCGCTCGCTTCCTTTTCTATAAAGGTCTTGGGGCTCGTTTGGAACGTGCTATCTACAACTTCATGTTGGATGAGCATGGCAAGGAAGGCTATACGGAAGTCATCACGCCTTACATGGTTAACCACGACTCTATGTTTGGTACTGGTCAATATCCAAAATTCAAGGAAGATACTTTTGAACTCAGCGACACCAACTTTGTCTTGATTCCTACGGCTGAGGTGCCTCTCACAAACTACTACCGTGATGAAATCCTTGACAGCAAAGACCTACCAATCTACTTTACCGCTATGAGTCCATCTTTCCGTTCTGAAGCTGGTTCTGCAGGTCGTGATACACGTGGCTTGATTCGTCTACACCAATTCCACAAGGTTGAAATGGTCAAATTTGCCAAACCAGAAGAATCATACGAAGAATTGGAAAAAATGACAGCCAACGCTGAAAATATCCTTCAAAAACTCAATCTTCCATACCGTGTCGTTGCGCTCTCTACTGGGGACATGGGCTTCTCAGCTGCCAAGACTTACGACTTGGAAGTTTGGATTCCAGCGCAAAATACCTATCGTGAAATCTCAAGCTGTTCAAATACAGAAGATTTCCAAGCCCGTCGTGCTCAAATTCGCTACCGTGATGAAGCCGATGGCAAGGTGAAACTTCTTCACACCTTGAACGGTTCTGGACTTGCAGTTGGACGTACAGTTGCTGCTATTCTTGAAAACTACCAAAATGCAGATGGCTCTGTGACCATCCCTGAAGTTCTTCGTCCATATATGGGTGGTGCTGAAGTTATCAAACCATAA
- a CDS encoding TDT family transporter, protein MKKLPLVFSGCLLGLAGAGNLIADTWPVLSHLLSLIGLVLWIFFLILHLFNWEETKQELTKPPLLSGMATFPMAGMILSTYVFRVFPALPIVAQGIWWFSFLLDLALIATFTIKFACPGRRVNATPSWTVLYVGIAVAALTYPLVGIIEIAYATLSFGFVLTFYLYPLIYSDLKKDPLPVALLGQEGIYCAPFSLLLASIVRVGGAGLPTWLLIVMILASQSFFFFVLTRLPNILKQGFQPAFSALTFPTIITATSLKMAQGILKLPFLDYLVLAETAICLTILFFVLGAYLIWLRKKV, encoded by the coding sequence ATGAAAAAGCTCCCCTTGGTATTCTCTGGCTGTTTATTAGGTTTAGCAGGTGCAGGAAATCTGATTGCAGATACTTGGCCAGTTCTGTCGCATTTATTGAGTCTGATTGGTTTAGTTTTGTGGATTTTCTTTCTGATTCTTCATCTTTTTAATTGGGAAGAAACCAAGCAAGAATTGACCAAGCCCCCTCTTTTGTCTGGGATGGCCACTTTTCCTATGGCTGGGATGATTTTATCGACCTATGTCTTTCGCGTATTCCCTGCTCTTCCTATAGTAGCACAAGGGATCTGGTGGTTTTCCTTTCTCTTGGATTTGGCGTTGATTGCTACTTTTACCATCAAATTTGCCTGTCCAGGTCGGAGGGTCAATGCGACTCCTAGCTGGACGGTTCTCTATGTGGGGATTGCAGTAGCAGCCTTGACCTATCCTCTTGTCGGTATCATTGAAATTGCCTATGCGACCTTGAGTTTTGGTTTTGTCTTGACCTTCTATCTCTATCCCCTTATTTATAGCGATTTAAAGAAAGATCCACTCCCAGTGGCCTTGCTTGGACAGGAAGGAATCTACTGTGCTCCCTTTTCTCTACTCTTAGCTTCCATAGTTCGAGTTGGAGGAGCAGGGCTACCGACTTGGCTCTTGATCGTCATGATTTTGGCATCTCAGTCCTTCTTTTTCTTTGTGTTGACTCGCCTGCCCAATATTTTAAAACAAGGCTTTCAACCAGCCTTCTCAGCCCTCACCTTCCCAACCATTATCACAGCTACCTCGCTCAAGATGGCTCAGGGTATCTTGAAACTTCCATTTCTGGATTATCTGGTTTTAGCTGAAACTGCTATTTGCCTCACTATTTTATTCTTTGTATTGGGGGCTTATCTGATTTGGTTACGAAAAAAGGTCTAG